Genomic window (uncultured Hyphomonas sp.):
GCGCCTCTGCCAGCTTGCGAACATTTTGGAATGAAGGGCTGCGACGGCCGTTTTCGAAATGCCCTATCGCGGCCGGCTGAAGGTCTGATTTTGCAGCCAGCTCCGCTTGAGAAAAGCCTCTTTTTTCGCGCGCTATCAATAACCTTTTCGGAAATACACTATCACCATCGCTCGGGTTTGACACTACGGACCTCAACATGCTATTCCTACGGATACGTAGATACTCGGCAGCAAAATTTTTTGCTCTGATTGCCTACGTTTTCGTAGCTAAACTTATGACGAATTGGCGTAGCTGGTCAAGGAAAATCAGGACTGAAAGCAGCGGTCGACCAAGATCATAGAGATAAGAAGGAACAAACCAATGCCGCTGGATTTTCTCTGGCTAAATGATTCGAAGGAGGTGGCCGAAAGGCTGCTTCTGGATACGGCTGGCCGTATCCAGCTGTCCCGCACTCAATATGAGGAAGCGGTTCGGAATTACAATGCGCTCAGCGAATGGGTAGATGAGGGCGACCACGAACTGTCCGGCCGCGTCACAGATATATATCCTTCGGGAAGCTTTGCTATCGGCGCAGCCATTCTTGGGCAGGTTCGCAAGGATCAGCACGATGTCGATGTTGTCATTGAGCTCGATCTGCCACTCAACTCGGACCCGCAATTCGTTATGACATCCTTGTATGAAGCCGTCAGAAGGGAACCCGGCTCCCGTTACTATGACATGACGACGCTACAGTCACGGTGCGTGACGGTCACATACAAGGATGGCCGTACTGTCGATCTCATGCCCGCAGTGCGCATCAAGGGACATCCAGAGCGTGTCATCCAGATTTTTCACTGGAATGAGGAGACGGGTGAGTCCTATCACAAGGAGGTCAATCCGAAGAAGTTCGCCAAGCACTTCAAAGACAACTTGGTTTACAGCAAGACATTTGAGAAACGATTCTCGGATCGAATGAGTGTTCTGGCGAAAGCCGAAACACAACCGATGCCAAATTTTGAGCCGATGGCGACGAAGGCGACTCGCCAAGTGGCGTTACAGCTCATCAAGCGCAAGCGTAACCTGATGTGGCGGAGCACCGCCCGCAAGAGCAAGTTCAGACAGCCGCCTTCTGTGGTCAAGGCAGCTCTGGCAATCCCCCAGTGGAAGGCGTCAGATTACCTCATCGATGAAACGATTGATCTAGCCAAGACGATCTGTGACGCCATCGACGCAGCAGAAAAGCAAGCGTCTGTGCTGGAAGTCCGCAACCCGACCTGGCATCCAGATGTATTCACTGATCGCTGGCCGGAAAGCCGTGAAGCCCAGCAAATGTTTGCAGCGGACCTCCGTATCCTGACCCACGACCTTTGTCGTCTTCGAGATGAGGACCTGACGCCTGCTGAAAAACTGAGAATCCTGAAGGAGCACTTCGGCGAGACACCGGCGAACTATGCCTTCAATGCCTATGGAAAGGCCCAAGAGTCCGCGAGGTCTCAGGGGCGCACCAAGGTGTCGCCTTCAGGCAAGGTCGGCATCCTTGCAGCGAGTGCTGCCTCTCTTCCGAAGCGTACAAACTTCGGGGGTGATCCAGTCTGATGCTCACAATTGCGGAACAAAGCCGAATGCTGCGTGCCGATTTCCCTCAATTCAGGGCAATCAGCTTGGCGGAGCGGAGAGGAATTTGGGAGGGGGATGTGCGTCCCTCGGCGACCTCATACCGGCTTCGCATCGACTACGAGCTTCCTCCGCATTTCGCGTTGCGCTCACCGGCATGGGATTACTATCCGCGCGTTTACGTGATTGAGCCTTATCTGCGACGTAACTATGACGCCGAGCTCGGCCCGCTCCCCCACGTCTGGTACGATAAGAAGTATCAGGGGCAGCCTAATCTATGCCTTTTCCATCCTGAAAGGTCGGAATGGGGGTATAGCGCGCCAATCGCCGAAACGACGCTGCCTGATGCCTGCGAATGGCTCAATAGCTACGAACTGTGGCTCGCCGACGGTCGCTGGTATGGCGGCGGGGCGAACCACGATCCGCTCGCTGGAAGAGAAAACTCATGACCTATAGAAGATCGGACGGTACGCTCTATGAAGAGCGACAGAAACTCCCTTGGCCTGCTGACACGCCATTCAGAATATTGTCCATCGATGGCGGTGGAATAAAGGGCATTTTGCCTGCAACAATTCTAGCTAATCTTGAAAACGCCCTTCCGGATAATCACGGGCTTGCAAAGCACTTCGACTTGATTGCCGGAACCTCGACGGGAGGAATTATTGCAATTGGCCTGGCTCTCGGCGTAAGCGCGAAAACGATACTGGATCTTTATCTGACAGAGGGCGATCGGATTTTTCCGTCAGCGCCTTGGATGTTCGGAAGAATTGGGAGGAGGGTAGGCCTTGCGAAGCAGATATTTCACAGGCGTTACGATCCGACGGTTCTGGATCACGAGCTTGCACGTATAATTGGTGGACGGAAATTTGGAGAGGCAAAGTGCCGCCTTGTGGTGCCGGCTTTCGATCAGAATACGGAGCCGTACATTTTTAAGACAGCTCACCACCCGGACTACAAACGCGATTGGAAGGAGGATGCATTGACTGTTGCTCGTGCTACATCGGCTGCTCCGGCCTTCCTGGAAGGTCTTGAGCATTCGGGAAGGCGATTTTGGGACGGTGGGGTGTTTGCAAATAATCCTTTGATGATGGCTGTTGTCGACGCGCTCGCTTGTTATGATATCTCCAGGCGCAATATCGAAGTTTTGTCGATTGGCTGCGCTACGGACAAGCCGGCGTTGACAAGGCGCCATTTAACCGCTGGTTTTTGGGGCTGGAGAAACGCGCATGCTGTGGCTAGCAGTTTGCAAAACCATGATGCAATCGGTCAGGCTGGATTATTGATAGGGCGGGATCACCTGTTGCGGATTGACGCCGATCTGCCGTACACCATTGAAATGGATGACTACGTTACTGCAAAAGAACGGTTACCTGAAGTTGGTGACTATCTTTGGGGTAACAGCCGTGAGGTGCTGCTTGAAATGGCAACTCCGTTGGCATCTGGTTTTGCGCCATTTCATCCGCATTGCTAGTGGAAATCTGGGGAGGGGGGGGCGCTTCTTTGATCCGTAAGCGGATTGATGTATGGCGCGTTCGGGGAGCCATTGGGATCCAAAATTCAATATTACACCAAATTTTGGATAGATTGGCGGAAGGGCTACACGGCATGAATAATTTCGACGACTTTTGTGCCTGACATCCGTCGAACTTGCAGTACGTGATTGGAAATATCCTCAACTCCACCTTCGATGCATAACTCTACGACTCTTTCTCCGGCCCTTCGCTTCTTTTTCCAGTTGGCATATGGGTAGTCTGGGATTTTCTTGAATGTGCTTTTACCCCTGGGGTGAGGAAAGGGCTTTGTGCAACCGGAATTCATTGGACAAAGCCGTACATTTTCTCGATTCGCTTCCACCAATGAACGGCTATCTAGTATTAATACGTCGTGCTCGGAGTCCCGGTACGCCCTTGCTCCAAGTAAACGGAGGAGTCGGTCTTCGGTCATCCAGAAGAAGACCTTTGAGTTTAGGATTCTGTACCATTCCGTTGGGGTGAGGCCGTCTTCCAGACACTTTGAGAGCCCGTTGTCCGTCATTGGCTTTTGGTCCCGCACAACCGCGTTTGCTAATCCAGCTGTCCGTATTGGAACTGACTCTGGGCGATGGGCCGCTTCAATGATCTCGCGATCTTTTCCCTGGATTTTATACAGATCGAGCAAAGAGGAGGTACTGAGTAATCCGTGTTCGGCGATTGATGGCCAACTCCCCCGCTCGGCCATATGGTATAGGCGCGGACAATCTTTCAGCAATTCCTCTAGTTCTTCGTTGGTCATTAGGTTCCTCAATGATTCGGCTTGTTAAGTGGAAGCCTTTCGGCTTTGGATCAGATCGATGTTGTTGCGATAGCAGACAGCGTGCCGGGTGTTTTATGACCAACTACGCCGATCGATCATGGATCGAATATCCCTATCGCTCTCCATGTCGGGAAACCGAACGTTGATGATGGATACTGGTGCTTGGGCCACATGCTCTAATTCTTCAATGAACTTGATTGTGTCTTGAGTTAGCTGTTCAAACCTTCTCGCAGACTGATTATCTTTACTCAGATAATCTGCAAACGTAAGCGCAATATCAGTCGGAGTGTTGAGGATGCACGCATGCCGAAACTGTTCCCAGTCGAACCAGCCGACGCGCCGGTCTCGCTTCGTTGTAGAAGTCTTCTCAGCTTTCTTCACTTCGTCGGGATCAAGACCAGCCTGGGTGGCTATGGTAGCGAAGTCGGTCTCGTTCTTTAGTCGTCCTGAAGAATGCTTGCCACCATCAGGATTTCCGACTCTGATTGGGGTGGTGCGTACAACCATGATGACTCGGCGTACTCGTTTTGGAGATATGCCTGCTTCGGTCAAACAGCCAGCAACGTTTGTGTCTCTTGACGTAACATGCGGGTAGGAACCGTGAAATATGCTAAGTCCGCTCCCTTGAGTTCCTTCCAATAATATCTTTTTGCCAGCTGCGTAATTGCGCTCAAGTTCTTGTACGGTATTTCCACAAAACTTGGGCCGTGATTGCGTATATTTTTCTAGATCGGGATCGTCTCCCGCAAGTATGGGAGGGGTGGCGTTCCGTTCCATAATTCGTCGTGCGCTAGCCGCACCACTTCCGCTAGCTGTGGATGCGATTTCTTCACGCATCTTTACTTCAGCTTCTTTGTCTTCTTCGGAAATGAGCATCGCATTCGGATCAATGCACAAGCGGTCCGGTGTAATCTTGCAGTCTTCAATTTCCTTCAGAAGGCTGTCCTTGTGGATTGTCATGCCGGGGCCAAGAAGAATTTTTCCTTTGAAGTCGCGGGCTCCGGATGGAAGTTGATGGTATGTGTATTTTCCAGACTCCGATGAAACGGTATGTCCAGCGTTTGGGCCTCCAACCCGAATAACTAGATCGTAGTTGCGTGCGAGCGCCGCTGCGATGTGCCCCTTACCTTCGCTTCCAAACTGTCCCCCAATTAGAACGTCAACTAGCCTTCTGCCGGGATCGGAAAACAAGCCGAGTCGCGCGGCGACCCTAGTATATGTGTCCCCCGAATCTGACCGATCTACGTTGATCCGGACATCTGCGTCCTTTCGGAACTGATTGATATCATCTTCACTCTCGATCGGGTCGGCCTGGTCATATGATATGTTCTCTTCCTTAAGTTTCGGGCCGTATTGCTCCTCCAGAAAGGGACGCGGTGCATAGAGGTGAACATGAAGTGCTCGCCATTCCGGATGATTTCGGAAGTGCCTCAGTTGCCGTTCATTGCGGACATGATCGATTACGATTCTAGAATGTTGCGCGGCTGCGCTTTTGACGATCTCGAACAGCCACTTCCCATCGGACTGGGTATCCCACTGCGCGCCAGAATCCTGCAGTTCGGATCGACCCATTTTGGTCGCATCCATTAGATCAAAGCGCCGACGTATCTCGTTGCTCGTCCGTATCACGTGGAAATTGTGATCTAGTTGCAGGCGTTCTGCGAGATGAGTCTTGCCTGTGCCCAGGTGGCCGGTAATCAGAACAATTTCGACCACTTCAAAAACCCTTCGATTGTCTGCGCGGTAGCGTCTTCTTTATCCGTCTGGTTCGTATCTACGACCAAGTCTGCAAGTTCGCGCAAACTGCGCGATTCACGTTCATTGTCAGTGTCGATCGCTTGTTCAAAGTTCGTGGCGGTATCACTTTCCCGATCGCGGCTGACGTATCTGGATTTCAACACGTCATCGGGTGCCGTGAAGTGTACGTGGAATACTCTGCCAGGAAGTGCATTGCGGAAGTGCGAGACTTGCTTTCGCTTGCGGACGCTATCAAAAATCCAGAGAGGTTGCTCAGGGTCTTTGTTCATAGCGGGAATAGCAACTTGGTAGACCACCCAGTTGAAATCTGTTTCTTCATCTAGCAGGTCTCCAAGCTGAACCAAGTTGAGCCTCGACTGACCGATCTCTCGTCGTTGTGCTAAGTCCTCTAAATAAGCCCTAGAACTTAGTCGGAAAAAGTTATGTGATTGAACCAGGCAACGGATAATTGACGATTTTCCGACGGCGATTGGTCCACTGACAATTATCAGCTTTTGGTCCACCATAGCATTGTGACCTCTTTTTAGCCAGTTTGGATCATGCGTTCATACATGGACGTCGCGAGGCCAGCATGCGTAGGTTCCTTATTTTGTGTCGCTACCGTGTCCATTTCCATTTTCATCGGACTGGGAGAATTGCTCGACCGTTTCCTGCAATTGCCTCACGATTCCGAACTCGTCTGGATTGGGGGCGCGCTTAACGTAACGGAGTCGCCGGAGCCTCAGTAGGGTATCCTTTTCTTCTCTAGATATTGCGCCAACATTTTCCATTGCGGCCAAATACTCATCGCTCATTATCCGCATGCTGCGGATATTGTCTTTGGTGGTTTGCCAAAGTGCCTTTTTTGCATTCAGCCTCTCTCTGCAAGATAGCTTGGCTTTTTCCCAGAGCCCCTTAACGATACGATCGGCGTGGTTGCTGTCAGTTACATGCCCTTGGCCCAGCAGCGTCGTTACTGCCGCGTATAGCGCTACGACCAGCTCTTGGCCTTCGTCGGCCTTCTCATTTGATTTTCGCTGAAGCTCAGATAACTGCTCTTCGAAGCCTTTGGTAAGTTTATCCAACTTATCGCTGGTCGTCTCATTTAGCTTCTTGAGGTCCTTTTCTGTATTGTCGACCATATCGCTTAGAGAAGAAATGCGATCCCTAAATACAAAAGGAAGAATAACGGCGGAGGAGAGTAGCCCAAGAGCGGTCACCATTGACGCGATAACGTTTGCTCGTCCGTCGCCTTCTAGATTTGTCCAGAGCTCGGCTAGCCAACCGTCTCGGACTCCAAAGACCATACCCACAATGACGAGGACATAGAGAGATAAAACCACTCCGACCGCTAACGCAGAGAATACCCCAAGCGATTTTTTCTTTTTGTCTGTTTTGACTTGAGTGTCTGACATTCCCACTCCCAACTTTTTTTGAACAATAGCTGAGAAAATGGATGCGTCCATTCAATTTAGAGTCGGGAAAATTGCGCTTCATGAAGATCAAGCCTAGAGTCGCAAAGCAGCAAAGGGAACGGATGAAGGGAGGGACTGTTGAGGTTGTATTTCTTTAGAGTTGTCACACTCGCGCTTGGTGTGACCTTCGCTGCGTGTCAGCCGTCGACCTCTACGCTAACCCAGGATGCCAATAACCAACTCGCTGGCATCGCCACGGTCGTCGATGGCGACACGATAGAAATCCACGGCGACCGCGTCCGCCTGGACGGCTTCGACTCTCCCGAACGCGGCTCCACATGCGGATCGGTCAACGTCTACAAAAAGGCCGCCTTCGCGTTGTCGGACTTCATCGGCGATCATACCGTCATTTGCGACATTAGCGGCAAGGACCGTTACGACCGCAACATTGGTGACTGCAAGGCCGGCGGCAAAAGCCTCGCCGAATACATCGTCAGCGAAGGCTGGGCCAGGGACTGGCCGCGCTACAGTCAAGGCGCCTATGCCGATGAAGAACGCCAGGCCCGGAATGCCGGTCGCGGAATCTGGGGGATGGACTGCCCAGCGGATCTTTGGGGCGACAGCAACTATGACTGACCGAATAGCGCTCAGAGATGGCGCCTTTTAAGCGATTGGGGCGGTGAGCATGTCCCGACGCGTTTGTCTCCTTGCCCCCGGTTGTTTGTCGCCTCTGTCTCCGAGTTCTTTCTGCGGGCCGCCATCGCAAACTCACTGCCCATCTTCATGGTGCGTCCAGGAAGGAGGCAAGGTCGAGGATCTTGTCCGTCGCCAGGGCTTCCGCGTGACGGCGTAATATCTGTGCGCTCGTTTCGAGTGACTGTTCGGGGATCCTGAACTGGACCGTGATTTCAGCAAGGGTTCTTTCATGAACCAGCTTCACTGTGACATCCCGATCTTCAAGATCCACAACGACCGTATCAAATGACCAAAGCTTTGTGCGCATGAGCTACCTCCAATGGACAGCTGAATGCTATTCGGGGTTGTGATTTGGTCCGCGCATTTTGCGTGAATCGGACTAGGCAATCTCGAGAGATCAAAGCAGAAGCAATTGAGCCTGCAACGGCATCGGAGAGAATATCGCGTGATTGCGCCGGCCTATTACCAAGCCCCGATCGATCGGTTCCTGAACCAGTCCGTCGATGAGATCCTCGGGCAACTGACGGCAGCGCACGGCTTTGCCCTGGAGCTCATGCAACGCGATGCTTGGAAAGTGCAGATTGAACTGCTCCAGGAAGAATTGAGGGAGCTCGACCATGGCGAAATCTTCTTCGAGTTCGCCATCCCGCGTATGGGGAAGCGGGCAGATGTCGTCCTGCTGCTTGATGGCACCATCTTCGTGTTGGAATTCAAAGTCGGGGCGTCGAGTTTCGATCGTAGCGCCATCGATCAGGTGCATGACTACGCTCTCGACCTCAAGAACTTCCACAAAGGCTCTCATGGCCTGCCGATCGTCCCCATCCTCATCGCCACGCGGGCACCCAGTGTGGTGTCGGAGAAGGCCAACTGGGCAGACGACCGGGTTGCCGCGCCCATCCTTTCAAACGGTAGGGAGCTAATCCCGCTCCTGCGGGGACTGGCGCCTAGATCGGCAGGCGCGGTCGATCCCGAGGCGTGGATCAGGTCTGGCTATCTGCCGACTCCGACCATTATCGAAGCGGCTCAGGCGCTCTACCAGAACCATTCGGTCGAGGAGATTGCCCGCTCGGATGCCGGTGCGCAGAACCTCACCGCGACGGCGGAATGCATCCGTCAGATCGTCGCGGATGCGCGGGCCAACCAGAAGAAGGCGATCTGCTTCGTCACCGGCGTCCCAGGGTCAGGCAAAACCCTCGCCGGCCTCAACATCGCAACAGAGAGTTCGCACGAGGATGAGGAGGGGCGAGCGGTATTCCTATCCGGCAATGGACCGCTCGTGATTGTCTTGCGGGAGGCGCTTGCCCGCGACCAGGTTGCGCGTCTCAAGGCCAAGAAGGGGGATGCCCTTCGCGAAGTGTCGAGCTTCGTTCAGAACATCCACCATTTCCGGGATGAGGCTCTGCGGCAGGAGACGCCACCGCCCGAGCACATTGTCATCTTCGATGAGGCCCAGCGCGCCTGGACCCGGGATCAAGCGTCGAAGTTCATGCAGCAGAAGCGCGGGCAGGCGGATTTCGATATGTCCGAGCCGCAATTCCTAATCAGTGTGATGGACCGACATGCAGACTGGGCTGTGATTATCTGCCTGGTCGGTGGTGGCCAGGAAATCAATACCGGCGAAGCGGGTTTGGCGGAATGGATGAGCGCGCTACAGGCCCACTACCCGGATTGGGAGGTGCATGTCTCGGAACGCTTGCACGACCCCGACTACGGCCTTGAGGAGCATCGTGAAGGGCTTCTCAGGTCTGAGCGGGTCACATGGGAGGAAGGGCTGCACCTTGCCGTGTCGATGCGCTCCTTTCGAGCCGAGAAGCTTTCGGAGTTTGTCGGTCACGTGCTCGACAATCGCCCCGAGGAGGCGCAGCGGGTCTATGCGGAGATCAAGGACCGGTATCCGATTGCTCTGACCCGGGACATCGATGTCGCCCGCGAGTGGCTCCGTCAACATGCGCGCGGGACAGAACGGCATGGGCTGATTGCTTCGTCGGGGGCGTATCGCTTGAGGCCTGAAGGTATCAATGTACGTGCCAGCATTGATCCGGCAAATTGGTTCCTGAATGGGCCAGATGATGTCCGATCAGCCTATTACCTCGAAGAGGTTGCCACCGAGTTTGATGTGCAGGGCCTGGAGCTCGACTGGGCAGGCGTGTGCTGGGATGCTGACCTCCGCTACCAGGAGGGAGGCTGGAGCCATCATGCGTTTAAGGGGACGCGTTGGCAGAATGTGAATTCAGCAGATCGCCAGCTCTATCTCAAAAACGCTTACCGGGTGATCCTGACCCGTGCTCGCCAGGGGATGGTTATCTATGTCCCTCGGGGGAACGCTGATGATCCAACTCGGCCTCCAGAATTCTATGATAATATCGCAACCTATTTGGCGAGGTGTGGCCTGGGGTGAGGTTCGCGGTTCTCAGCGGACCTCCGCGAACCTCCTGTTCGCTCATTAGCGGCCGCGTTTGCGCTCTTCCGCGAATGGTTGCTGCCTGTACCAGGTGAAGAATTTGACGGCCTGGGAGAGGGCGTCGACCTGGTCATTGTATCGGCCATTTGGGAACGCGCGCAGCTCCGCTTCCAGAGCTGGAAGCCACTCGGCCTCTTCTGGAAGAAGCACTTTTCCTTGCTCCACAGCAATCATGGCTTTCTCCATTCTGGTCACCTTGTTTTCGGTCGGGCTCACTTTTTGAACGAAATATGGATATCGCTCGCAAAAGTCCGTCCCCCTCATTTCCTCGTTCAGCTGTTCAATTAGGGCGATACCGTTCGATGCCTTTTCGATGATCAAATGGTCTGGTCGATAGCAAAGAGACGTTTTGAGTACCGTTCGAAACAGCTTCGGGAAGGTACACCGCTTCCGGAAGACGTTCGTGAGATAGAGCTGTCCATCGATGATCCTGAAGCCCATGATGACCGAATATGATCCAGAGTCCGTTCCTGACGCGGCGTCGATGCTGTAGAATGTCAGGTCTCGCAGCTTGGGCAGGTCGCCATATCGACGGAACTTACTCAGATCAATGATCCCCCCGCCGTCAGGTACCGGCGCTTGCTGGAACTGAGCTTCGAACGCCCTATGACCCATGACCCCACGTTGCTTGTCGAGGTATTCGCGAGGATAGCGCTCAGGGTGGAGTACGTCTCCGACCTTGCGTTCGTGAAACAGGCCGGCTCCAATCGGGATTTTCTCATTTCGAACTGCGATGGCTGGAAAGCTGAGTTGCGTCCAGTTCTCCTGCTCAATGAGGTGTGCAGCGGGGTCGTAAATCGAGAGCCGCTGCATAACGAGAACAATGGGCGTCGTGGCCGGATTGTTGGTGCGGGTCGACAGTGTCTCGTCGATCCATTTGTTCACAGCGAAGCAAGCCGTCTCACTGTCTGCGTCCGATGCGTCCAATGGGTCGTCAATGACAATCACATCACCACCTCGACCGGTGACATTTGAATCGACCGATATTGCAATGCGGCCACCGCCTTGGAGTGTGGTGAACTCTCTTTCGCTATCCTTCGTTAACACGCCCTTCAGTGCGGGGAATATTTCCTGGATCTCGGGATGGGAAATGAGCTGCCGTGTGAGGTTCGACAATTTAATCGCGAGTTCGAGGGAGTGCGAAACTGCAAGGACTGTCTTCGTCGGGTCGTTGCCGATAATGAAGACCGGCCAAAACACAGAGGTTATGAGCGATTTTAGTGATCGCGGAGGGAGCGAAATCATTAAGCGCCGGATATCTCCCTCACCGACGCGTTGTAGATGAAAGCCCATCGCGTCGAGGTGCCAGCCGTCTTCGAGTACCTTCGTTGGATGCAGGTAGGAGAATGCCTTCCGGATGAAGCTCCGAAAGTCGGTTCGACATAGCGCATGAATGTCCGACTTTCGGGCGTGTACTTCCAGCAAGGTCGTGGTGTCAGTCATACTTGGCCTCCTTCTCGGCAATGGCTCGCTCGATGAAGCGAGCTAGAAGCGCCTGATCCTCTGCGCTGGCCGGTTGTTGTGTAGGATCGACGTCAGGCACTTCTTCGAAGTGAAGGTTGAGCTGTCGAAGGAGTTCAGTGAGTGCCTTAGCGTTCCCGTTCAGAGCATCCGTGACGAGGCGTTTAGCGACGGCTTCAAGCTTGGACACCTTCTTGGCCTTGCCGGCCTCCTTGATTTCGAGCTTGCTCTCCAGCTCCCTCGATAAGGCTGTCTTGAAGGAACGGGCGCCTTTGGGGCGCCCCTTCGGGTTCCCCGATTGGCCAGGCTTGAATTGGTGCTTCTTGGGCGGCTTACCGTAGCCGCCCGCGTTCGCGGTCTTGGACATGATCAGTCCTCCCGCTTCGCAGGTGCCGGCAGGGCGAGCACCGCTCCGCGCTGACCGGCATCAGAGAACGTCGCGCCGGATCCTGCCAGGCGGGCTTGCTGACCCGTCATGGCTTCCCAGCGGCGTATGGCGACGTCGACGTACTTGGGCTCAAGCTCAATCACGCGCGCTCTGCGCCTGGTGCGTTCAGCGGCGAGGATAAGGGATCCGGAGCCACCGAAACCATCGATCACGGTATCGCAAGGGTCGGTCAGATCAAGAATGGCGTCTGCGAGTAGGTCCGTGGGCTTCACAGTTGGGTGGTCGGCGAGATCTTCGTCGCGGCCCTTCCGGAAACCTGCAGCACCTGCGTAGGTCCAGACATTCGATCGATTGCGGCCAAATCGGCCAAGCTGAACGTTATTCACATGAGGTGCATGCCCGACCTTATAAAGGGCGAAGAATTCGTGCTGAGAGCGGTAGAGTGACCCCATCCCAGGCGTTGTCTTGGCCCATGTGATGATGTTGAGCCGCTTCGAATACAGAGGATTTGCTGCAGCGAACAAATCATCGAGGTGGTAGTGATCCATTGCGATCAGGTGCAGTGCTCCGTCGACGCTATGAGATACTGCCAGAGAAAGACTGTCACTCAGAAAGGTCTGGAATTGGCGGTCCGACATCTCACCGGAGCCGTACTGAAATTCAGTATGACCTTTCGAGGAGACGTCCCCTTTGATCCGGCGATTGTACGGCGGGTCTGTCAGGCATAGCCGCGCTTTGTCGTCACGCATCAGCCGGCACCAGACGTCTGGTTCCAGCGAGTTACCGCAGATCAGCTCATGGTCCCCGAGGAGCCAGTGATCGCCCAGCCTGGAAATGAGTTCCTGTGGCACTTCGAGTTCCACATCATCATCATTCGCAGGCTGATGTTCAGTCTGCCGGATTGCCAGGTCGATCTCAGCGATCTCGAAGCCGGTGGTGCGTAGGTCGAGGTCGATTTCAGTATCAACAAGGTCCGTGAATTCGAGAGCCAGAATTTCCCGATCCCACCCGCCGCGTTCTGGAAAGCGGTTGGCTGCGATAACGTATGCTCTTTTGTCTTCGAGGGACAGGTGCTGAATGACAATCGCCTCAATATACTCCCATCCCAGCTCGGCCGTAAGTTCCGAGCGTAGATGTCCAGAGAGGATGAAGGCATTTTCATCAACAATGATGGGGTCAATCAGGCCATTCGCCCGAATAGATGCGAGCAACGCTTGCCGCTTTCCGCGATCGTGGGTGCGGGCACGGCTTGGCCACGGTTTCAATGACGCAATTGGAATGCGTTCGATTACAGGCCTGGGTTCGTTGGTCGAAAGCGGAATGAGGGGCTTGTTGCCCATCAGAGTCTCCTTTGTAACGCGAACGAAAGCTCCGGAATTTTCCGAGAGTTTCGTCGGCGTACTGGAGACTGACCGGCGTGCCCGACAGGAGCGTATTGAGCACCCCGGTATTGCGCCGGGGCCGGTAAGATCAGCGTGCCGTCATTTTGATGACTGAACCTGTCGATGGCAAGGGCTGCATGATTCGGTCGAGTCCAGCAAGGGCGTTATTCCTCCTAATAGGCCAATGTGACCGCATCCCGGAACGCCTTCAGCTCATTGATGTGAAACCGTCCATCCCGATCGACCCCGGACTGT
Coding sequences:
- a CDS encoding helix-turn-helix transcriptional regulator; protein product: MSNPSDGDSVFPKRLLIAREKRGFSQAELAAKSDLQPAAIGHFENGRRSPSFQNVRKLAEALKVSADYLLGRSNSMEGATTAFRGEEHLTDKDREFIQMMIENMNRKNEGS
- a CDS encoding nucleotidyltransferase gives rise to the protein MPLDFLWLNDSKEVAERLLLDTAGRIQLSRTQYEEAVRNYNALSEWVDEGDHELSGRVTDIYPSGSFAIGAAILGQVRKDQHDVDVVIELDLPLNSDPQFVMTSLYEAVRREPGSRYYDMTTLQSRCVTVTYKDGRTVDLMPAVRIKGHPERVIQIFHWNEETGESYHKEVNPKKFAKHFKDNLVYSKTFEKRFSDRMSVLAKAETQPMPNFEPMATKATRQVALQLIKRKRNLMWRSTARKSKFRQPPSVVKAALAIPQWKASDYLIDETIDLAKTICDAIDAAEKQASVLEVRNPTWHPDVFTDRWPESREAQQMFAADLRILTHDLCRLRDEDLTPAEKLRILKEHFGETPANYAFNAYGKAQESARSQGRTKVSPSGKVGILAASAASLPKRTNFGGDPV
- a CDS encoding CBASS cGAMP-activated phospholipase, with the translated sequence MTYRRSDGTLYEERQKLPWPADTPFRILSIDGGGIKGILPATILANLENALPDNHGLAKHFDLIAGTSTGGIIAIGLALGVSAKTILDLYLTEGDRIFPSAPWMFGRIGRRVGLAKQIFHRRYDPTVLDHELARIIGGRKFGEAKCRLVVPAFDQNTEPYIFKTAHHPDYKRDWKEDALTVARATSAAPAFLEGLEHSGRRFWDGGVFANNPLMMAVVDALACYDISRRNIEVLSIGCATDKPALTRRHLTAGFWGWRNAHAVASSLQNHDAIGQAGLLIGRDHLLRIDADLPYTIEMDDYVTAKERLPEVGDYLWGNSREVLLEMATPLASGFAPFHPHC
- a CDS encoding adenylosuccinate synthetase, which produces MVEIVLITGHLGTGKTHLAERLQLDHNFHVIRTSNEIRRRFDLMDATKMGRSELQDSGAQWDTQSDGKWLFEIVKSAAAQHSRIVIDHVRNERQLRHFRNHPEWRALHVHLYAPRPFLEEQYGPKLKEENISYDQADPIESEDDINQFRKDADVRINVDRSDSGDTYTRVAARLGLFSDPGRRLVDVLIGGQFGSEGKGHIAAALARNYDLVIRVGGPNAGHTVSSESGKYTYHQLPSGARDFKGKILLGPGMTIHKDSLLKEIEDCKITPDRLCIDPNAMLISEEDKEAEVKMREEIASTASGSGAASARRIMERNATPPILAGDDPDLEKYTQSRPKFCGNTVQELERNYAAGKKILLEGTQGSGLSIFHGSYPHVTSRDTNVAGCLTEAGISPKRVRRVIMVVRTTPIRVGNPDGGKHSSGRLKNETDFATIATQAGLDPDEVKKAEKTSTTKRDRRVGWFDWEQFRHACILNTPTDIALTFADYLSKDNQSARRFEQLTQDTIKFIEELEHVAQAPVSIINVRFPDMESDRDIRSMIDRRSWS
- a CDS encoding AAA family ATPase, which translates into the protein MVDQKLIIVSGPIAVGKSSIIRCLVQSHNFFRLSSRAYLEDLAQRREIGQSRLNLVQLGDLLDEETDFNWVVYQVAIPAMNKDPEQPLWIFDSVRKRKQVSHFRNALPGRVFHVHFTAPDDVLKSRYVSRDRESDTATNFEQAIDTDNERESRSLRELADLVVDTNQTDKEDATAQTIEGFLKWSKLF
- a CDS encoding thermonuclease family protein; its protein translation is MYFFRVVTLALGVTFAACQPSTSTLTQDANNQLAGIATVVDGDTIEIHGDRVRLDGFDSPERGSTCGSVNVYKKAAFALSDFIGDHTVICDISGKDRYDRNIGDCKAGGKSLAEYIVSEGWARDWPRYSQGAYADEERQARNAGRGIWGMDCPADLWGDSNYD